ACCCGCTACAGCGCCTTCCTAGACCCGAAGAGCGATGGCAGACAGGAGAAGATGGGCAGAGCCTACACCCATACCTATCTCGTATGGACCGAGCGAGGACGGAAGTTCATCCATGACCTTGCTCAGCGATACTGGGAACTCATTGAAAAGTAAAAAGGTAAAAAAGTAAAAAGGTAAAAAGAGCCTAGCGGAATGTATAGCTAGGTTCTTTTTACCTTTTTTTAGGGGGGAAAGGGGCTAAGGCTCCTTGAAGCAGCACGCCCTGAAAGGGCAGAAGCTCCTAGCCCAGGGCATCGCCCTGGGTATAATAGCAATCAGCAAGGCGCCCTGTAAGGGCAAAAGCTTTATGTATTGCCTGGAGTTTTAAAGCTTTTGCCCTTACAGGGCGACAGGTTCGCGTCCGTAATTACCCAGGGCGATGCCCTGGGCTAGGGGCTTCTGCCCTTTCAGGGCGTGTGGCTAGGAGCTTCTGCCCTTTACCTTTCCCTTCGGCCGGTGATCGTTGGTTCAGGGCGTGTGGGGCAAGACTTGTGAAACTTCAGTTATCTCAAAATATACTGACGAAATCATCATACTCCAGCTGACTGTCCACTAAAATCCATCTAAATCATATTCTTCGCTGTCCAAATCCAGACTGTCGTCGTTGTCGTAAGTTGTCTTTGGCGCTTTTTCTTCCTTTATATCCGCATCGGTTCCCTGGGTTCCGGTAGTTTCGTTGCTGAGAGTTCCGGTTGTACCATTATCGAATGTTCCGGTAGTTCCGGTTTCTATTTCACCGGTAGTTCCGTTTTCTTCTTCATTTTCTTCTGAATCATCCGTCTTTTTCTGCTGGATGATTTCCTCCGGTTCTTCAAGCAGTGGGTCCTTGCTGATTTTCAGCGGTGCCAGATGCTGGGTATAGAAGAGGGTATAATCGTCGTAGCTCAGACTGGTGCCCAGTAGCAGGAGGTTTGGTTCGCTGATAACGATGCCTCGGGCTCCCTTTGAGAGGAGCTGGGTGATGGCCTGATGCTGGTAGATGTCGTTGGCATACTGGCGTGCTTCATCGTAATTGCGGAAGCCCTTTACCTGCATGCGGTGCAGACCATTCTGCTCGTCAATGACGAGGTCGAAATTGCGAACGAGATAGGAGGTGAAATTATATTTCGCCATCTCGAAGAGCAACTGGTTCTCGTTTACAGAATCGGGAACGTAGGCGAGCATGAAGACGAACGGCTCGTTGCGCTCAATGCTGAATACCTTTGCTTTGGATTTGACGTCATCATTGAGTACGGCGTTGCGGCGCGACCATACATTGCTCAGATCGAATGTGCCGCCCTTGAGCTGTCTGCCGGCTTTCACTCCGTTGAGAATCATTCCTGCCATTTCGCTGAGTCGGCTGTTCGGATATTTCTCTACCACCTGCTGCATATCATCGAGACAAGCCTGGATATTACCCTCGTGGAGCTGGGTGAGTCCGCCGATAAAGAGGAACTTGTCGCGGTTGGCTCCTTCAGGATAGCGCTTGTCAGAGATAGCCCTGTTGTGTACCACCTTATTATATAGGTTAGCCTTGAAGGCATCGTAGGTGGCAGCATAGAGCGAATCTTCGAGATGAATGCCCATCTTCGCATCTTCCTCATAATAAGGAGAGGTGAGCAGGGCGGTCCATTGGCTCTCCGGATAATTCGCTTTCAACAGGTCGAGATAGCGGCTGGCGATGGCTGGCTGCTTCCTGATGTTGTAGAGCAGGTAGAGGTGATAGTAGGCATCATCGAGATGTTCGTATGCTGCGTTCTTCTTCACCAGTCGCTGCAGCATGCGTTCGCTTTCGTCCAGATCATTGAGTTTGTCTTTCAGGATGATGCCGGCATGCAGCAGTCCGTCGTCCAGAATCTGATTGCTTTCTGCCATCTTCTCTTCGGTGAGCGGAATCTGAGCGAGATAGTAGGCGCGCTGATGCGGATCTTCTTCTGCACTCAGGTTCTTCTCTTTCTCCTTCTCAAGGGCTTTCTTCTGTGCCTCGTTGAGGAGTGAATCGCGCTGTTCATCAGTCATTTCTTCTACACCTTTGGTATCGGCTACTACGGTCTGGTTACTCCGCTGCCAGTTGTCTATGTTCTTTCGTTTGCCCCAGAGGCGTTCAAACTGCTGTTTGCCTTGGGCTACGGCAGATTGGGAGTAGAAATACCAGGTATTGGCGTTGCCGAAACCGCCGTTGCCCATGGCTCCGTTTCCGAAGCCGGATGAGGCATTGCTGTTTCCCTGATTCCTGTTATTTCTGCTGTTATAACCATTGCCGTTGTTTCTTCCGAAGTCAGAGTTGCCCTGCTGTTCTGCCAATTCCTGGTCGGCAAGTCTTCTCTTTTCTTCTTTTTCCTGCTTTTTCAGGGCATCTATCACCTTGTCAATGGCGACATTCCGTTCTGTTTCGCTCATGCGGGCGAGTGATTGCAGGGAGTCCTGCAGATGGATGGCGTCGGTATAAGGCACCAGTTCATCGAGAACCTTCGAACGGTCGGAGAGCTGTTTGTAGTCTTTGCGGTCCTGGTCTAGGAGTCCGATGGCAGCATCATAGCATCGCTTGGCATCGCCATAACGGTGGCATTGCCAGTATACATTGCCCAGATGCAGCAGCAATACACCTTTCTCTACTCCGTTTCGGCTTGATTTCGCGGCACCCTTTTCGTATGCAGCAATAGCCTGAAGGGTATCGCCCTGGTTGAGATGTATGTTGCCGATGGCATAATAAACCTGGTCGAGATATTCCTGGTTCTTGTCGCTCGCTGCCATTCGCTTCAATTTAGATACCATCTTCCGGGAGTTGTTGGTTGCCAGTACCTCGGTCATGGAGATGCGGGCATTGAACTCCAGTTCGTAAGGCGGATTGAGACGGATGACATGCTTGAAGGCACGGTAGGCATTCTGGGCATGTCCCTGTAGTGCTTCTACCTGTCCCATCAGATACCAGAGGCGGGCTTTCTGCTTGCGTCGCATCTCATAGCCGATGGCTTTGCGGAGATACGGAACGGCCTCCTGATAGCGTCCGGTCTTCAGATAGTAGAGGGCATAGGTCTTGTCCCATTCCTTCTGGGCACGCCAGTGGATGGAATCGCGCTCGATATTACGGATTACATCTTCGGCATCGTATATCCATCCCGATTCGAGATAACTCTTGGCGAGCCAGGCACGTGCCTTGCCGTAAATGCCGGGTTGGGTAGCGTAGAGGCGGCTCATATAGGCGAATGTAGCTGCTGCCGACTGGAAATCGCCTTCAAAAAATTGGGAACGCCCCATCAGCATCCATGCCTTCCAGAGGAACGGATTATATTCACGGCGTTGCAGCCATTCCAGGTCTTTGGCTGTCTTGCGGCGTTTCTTGTCCCATACCGGGCGGCGCTTGATGCTATGCTGGTGAATGGCTTTCTCGCATTTCTCGATGGCGCGGTCGTAGTTCGACTTGCCCAGTTCGCGGCTGTTCTTGTTGCCAACCGTATAATAAGGAATCATTTCAGAGTAATTGTCCTTATTTCCGTTTTCCTTTTCGAGCGAGCCTTCAATATAGGCTACGGTCCCATTATAATAGGTGTTGTATCGGGCGTTGAAGGCATGCCACCATCTGCTCTTCGCCGTATTCTTCTGCGTAGAACATCCTGCTATGGTCACTGCAAAGGCAAGGATAACCATAGCTGGCAAGAAGTTTCTGAATGGGAAATGCTTCAACATAAATTGCTTCTTTATTTTAAAATTTTTCTTTCGGAGCGTGTGAAAGCCTTAGTGCTTTCTGGCTGCCAGTATCCTTGCTGCTGCAAACAGGATGATGCTGACGAAGATGATGGTTGCACCTGATGGCACATAGAGCAGATAACTGGCATAGAGGCCTACGATGCAGTCGATGCAGCCTATCACGATGCTGGCTCCTATCATGCGTTTGTAGCTGTAGGTGAAGAGGTTGGCAGTCATCTGTGGTATGGTGAGCAGACTGATGGCAAGTACGATGCCCACCATCTTGATGGTTGCCACGATGGTCATGGCGATGAGCGTCATCATCATATATTCTATCGCAGTAACCGGCAGATGTTGCGATTTGGCAAAGGTGCTGTCGAATGCGATGGTCTGGATAGGACGCAGCAGAAAGGTGAACAGCAATGCTACAAACAGGGTAAGACCTGCCAGAAGCCAGAGGTCTGTGCTGTCGATGGCAAGTATACTTCCGAAGAGGAAAGAGGGCAGGTCGGGCATGAATCCCGGAGTAAGGAAGCAGCAGATGATGCCCACGCTCATGCCAAGGGTCCAGAACATGGCGATGGCTGAGTCTTTGCGCACATCTTTCTTCCGTGATACCCATTGCACGCCGAAGGCACTCAAAATGGCGAATACCATGGCAGAGAGTATGGGGTTGATGCCTGCAAATACGCCGATACCGATGCCGCCAAAAGAGGCATGCGTAATGCCACCGCTGATGAAGACCAGCCGGCGGGTGACGATGTAGGTGCCTACAAAGCCACACAGGATGCTTGCCAGTAGGGCGCCAATCAGCGCGTTCTGAAAAAATGTATATTGCAGTATATCCATGTCTTTACTTTAAACTTAATACTTTGAACTTTGCGCATTGCATGTTGCGCATTGCGTATTGCACGTTTAACTTAAAAAACTGATGACTTCGTCCTTAATCTGGTTAGGCAGGTTGATGCCTCTCAGTATCAGACTTCGGTTCCATCCCGCCACCTCTTCCGGCTGCATCGTATAGAGCACTTCCGAGAATTCCTCTACCTCCTCATCGGTATAGTCGTCGGCAGCTCTTCCTGCAAACCGGTCGAGTTCCTCGTCATCGTAGTATTCTATTTCCTTGGTGGCGGCTTCCATCATGCATTCCTGTTCGCATTTGGAGTTCTCTCCGTTGCAGGTATTGCACGAAACTCCTTCCTGCAAAGGCTCTTCATCCTCTCCCTTGCGATGAGAAATGATGCCGAAAATGGCGCTTATCAAGCCTAGGACCACCAGGGCAAAAATCAGGTACAACATTTACTTTGATCTTTGAATATTGAACTTTATGATTGGTAAAGCTGTTGAACAATTAACTATCAACTACTGAAGTTTCGCAAGTAAGCCCCACACGCCCTGAAAGGGCAGAAGCTCCTAGCCCAGGGCATCGCCCTGGGTTATTATGGGCGCTAGCCTTTCGCCCTGTAAGGGCAAAAGCTTTCAAATACCAAGCAATTAACAAAGCTTTTGCCCTTACAGGGCGCCTTGCTGATTGCTATTATACCCAGGGCGCTGCCCTGGGCTAGGAGCTTCTGCCCTTTCAGGGCGTGCTGCTTCCAGGAGCTTTTGAGCTTTCAGCCCGTACTTGAATCACATGCGAAACTTCAGTCAACTATTAACTGTCAACTATTAACTGTTAACTATCAACTATTAACTTTCAACTATTTCAAATCCCACTTTCTTCAGGTCTTCCCAATAATGAGGATAGGATTTGCTTACCACCTCAGGATTGTTGATTTCAATCTGAGGGAACTTGAAGGCAAGTGGGGCGAAGGCAAGTGCCATGCGATGGTCCTCGTAGGTGTCGATAGGCTCGAAACTAGGCTCGCAGGTCTCGCCATCCCAAATCAGCGTGTTATCGTTCTCGTCATAAATCACGTAACCTACCTTCTTCAGCTCCTTCTTCAATGCCTCGATGCGGTCGGTCTCCTTGATCTTGAGACTGGCAAGGCCGGTGAACTTAAACTTTACGCCCAGGGCACAGCAGGCTACAACGATGGTCTGTGCTAGGTCTGGAGAACCGCTGAAATCGTAGTCAAAACGAGGCAAGAGACAGCGCTGGACTTTCAACTTGACAGGAGAAAGAACATCTCGGTTCTCAAATTCTGATTTCACGCCCAGCAGACTGAAGATGTATTTTACGACAGAATCGCCCTGCTTGGAACTGTCGAACAAGCCTTCGAGTCTTACCTCAGAATCAGGGTTTCCGTTCAGCGCCATCATTTCATACCAGTAAGAAGAAGCGCTCCAGTCATTCTCGATGGTGTAGTCGGCTACGCAGCTGTAAGGTTGTGGCTTTACGGTGATGGTATCCACATCGGTCCATTCTGCGCTGGCTCCGAAGTTCTGCATCGTCCACAGCGTGAGGTCGATGTAAGGACGTGATGCTATCTCGCCCGTCAGTTTCAGTTCCAGACCGTTTTTCAGGATAGGACCAATCATCAGCAGTGCCGAGATATACTGCGAACTGATGTTTCCCACCACTTCGAGATGTCCGCCTTCCAGTGGCTTACCAACGATGTGGAGTGGAGGATAGCCCTCTTTCTTTTCATACTGTATATCAGCTCCGAGGTAGCGCAGGGCATCTACCAGAATAGCAATAGGGCGGTTCTGCATGCGCTCGGTACCTGTGATGGTATGCTCGCCCGGTGTAGCAGAAAGATAGGCGGTCATAAAGCGCATGGCGGTACCGGCAGCCTTGATGTTGATGACATCAGGCATATCGCGCAGTGCCGCAATGATGACTTCTGTATCATCGCAATCGCTCAGGTTGCGGGGCTGCAACTTGCATCCCGCCATGGCATTGATTACCAATGCACGGTTGCTGATACTCTTGGAAGCTGGCAAGTTGATACTTGCATTGAGTTGGCGTGGAGCCTTGATTGTATATTTCATTTTCTTCTTGTTTCTATTTCTTTTAATACTCTTTTTTCTGATTTTGCTATTTCTCAGCCTTCAGTATCCGGATGTCCTTGATGCTGACAGCCTTTTCCTTGGCATATCGGATTGGGAGGTCATCTTCTGTTTCCGGCATCTCATCCCATGCACGGGTTCTCGGACGAATCTTCTTCGGACCCGGTATCAGGGGCGAATAATACAGAACCTGACGGATGCGGTTTGCCTGTTCTGGGGTGAATCGCATGCTGTAACAGATGCTGTAGTCCATCAGATTGTCTGACTGCCATTCCTCATCCTTGCTGTTGGTGCGTTTGGCAAGCTCTCGCATGCTGAGCGTGGTATCCTTCTTGATGGCTTGTGCCTTGCTGACATATTCTGTCAGCCATTTGCCGTATGCTATTCGGTTGTAGCTCGGCGTATCATCGCAATAGTCTGAGTCGTCATCATCATCGGCAGCCTCTGAACTTTCTTTTGTAGTCTTTTCCGAGAAGCAGTGGAAGAGACCCAGATAATGACCCAGTTCGTGGGCCAGCGTAGCATTCGGGTCGGCTGTATTGTAGGTATATCCTTTATGATTCTTATCTGTAGTATACCGGGTCCCTTCATACTCCCTTCCCACATAGATTGAGTTAAGCGAAACGCAATAAGGTTTCCCTAGCTTACTCAGCGGATAATTCTTGCCATCGCCCAAACCATCTATCTGCGGATAGCCGCCTACCTGATAAGGCAGATGACTGATGCCCAGCGTGGTGCTGTTTTCATCGGTCTTCTTGAAGGCATATACCATCACATTGATGTAGTTGTTCTGGTCCCAGCAGTACTTAGCATTCTTTTTGTCCTTCATGAAGCTCTCGCAGTCGAACTCCGATTCTGGAACCTTGATATATTCTACACCCGGTGTACTGAGTCTCTTGCCGCTCTCATTCTTCTCAGCCAGTTCGAACAGGATATGCAGGTTCTCGCTCGGGATGGTATCCATCTGATAGTTGTAGACATCACCCTGATAAAGTTCGTTCACATTGGAGAGAATCTCCTTGAGGCGGGTATATTCAATGTATTGCGTGGAGTCCCTGTAGAAGACATGAAAGATGACAGGCAGATGATAAACATAATCATCGCCTGTAATGATATCTGTGTCACGGTCTTGTCCGTGGGATATGATAGGGTCGCCGATAGAGCCTTCGGTATCCTTGCATGATGCAAAGCTGAGGACGGTGAGGGCGATCATGAAATAAAGAATTTTTCTCATGTGCGTACCTTATATTATATATTTTCGTGCAAAAATACAAAAATAAAAGAAGATAGGCGAGAAATATCCTGAAAAAGTTTCTCGAAATGCCAAAAAACTTGTGCTTCCATCTTCTTGATGTATATCAATTCAGTTACATTTTGTAAACTTGGCTCCATGAAAATAGCGTTTTATAAGGTATACCTTCGTGTAATATGCAATTTTTTAGGCTATGAAATTGCAAATTGTAAGCTTGTGTGCGTTCAAAATCAAAAAGTATTACTTGCTCAAAAAATAAGATAAAATAGCGTTAAGGAATTATGATTTTTTCGGAAATCGTTGTATCTTTGCACCAGAAAAAGAAACAAAGACAATTACAATAACATCCTAAAAATAAACAATATGAAACGAATGATATTATTCTCATTGATGGCTTTGATGACCATAGCAGCTTTCGGTCGTAAGCACGTAGAGAATGCAACAGTTGTAGCTGACACTATTTTCTATGCAGAAAATATGAGCAATGTAGCCAGTGCAGATCAGGCTAGTTATTACAGACTGCTGATGACTACTGGTTCTGGCCTTAACAAGAAGGACGTTTTCCAGGACTTCTATATGAACGGTAATCTCCGTGCTGAAGGTGGTTATAGTTTTATCGACCTCGGCAACGATCGCAATACTATCTTTGATGGTGAGGTTACTACCTATTATAAGAATGGTAAGGAGAAGTGGCATGGCAACTATGTCAATGGTAAGCGCGAAGGCTACTTCACCCTCCAGCTCCGTGAAGGCGGTGTAGCTGTCGTTCAGTTCAAGAATGGCAAGTCTGTTCACGATTACTTCATGGTAACTTACAAGGACGGTTCTTCTGAGAAGAGAAATCTCTCTGAGTTGAAGCAGTTCATGTAATCAGAAATAAGCAACTATGTAGTTTTGTTACTTCATTGAATTAGAAGAAAATCTCTCTTATATAAATTAAAATTTTATGTTGATATGACCAATATGGGGATGGCTTCCGTGAGGAAGGTGCATCCCCTTTTTTTATAACCTATATTTACCAACAACAAGAAGAGGGTGAATCATAAACTTATGACACACCCTCTTCTGATTATTCTTGTTGATGTTGGATGAAAGGTAGGATTAGAACGTTAAATCTACTTCTACCGGACAATGGTCGCTGCCCATGATTTCTGTATGGATCTTAGCTTCTGTAATCTGTTCCTTGATACGGTCGGAGACAAGGAAGTAGTCAATACGCCAACCGGCATTCTTCTCGCGCGCCTTGAAACGGTATGACCACCACGAATAGGTTACCTCATCAGGATGGAGATAACGGAAGCTGTCGGTGAAACCATCATTCAGAAGAACGGTCATCTTTTCGCGCTCTTCATCGGTGAAACCGGCATTACGGCGGTTGGTCTTCGGATTCTTGATATCTATCTCTTCATGTGCTACATTCAGATCGCCGCAGATGATAACAGGTTTCTTGGCGTCAAGAGATTTCAGGAACTTTCGGAAATCGTCTTCCCAAGTCATGCGATAATCCAGGCGCTTGAGCTCTGTCTGCGAATTTGGGGTGTAGCAGGTAACGAGATAGAACTGGTCATATTCCAGCGTGATGATTCTGCCTTCATGATCATGTTCCTCTACGCCCATACCATAACTTACGTTCAATGGCTTGTGCTTGGTATAGATAGCTGTACCGGAGTATCCTTTTTTCTCAGCGTAGTTCCAATAACTCTCGTAGCCCTCAAACTGAAGGTCTAGCTGTCCCTCCTGCATCTTTGTTTCCTGCAGGCAGAAGAAGTCGGCATCGAGTTCCTTAAACTGGTTCTCGAAGTCCTTGCCCACGCAAGCGCGCAGGCCATTTACATTCCAAGATATAAACTTCATTTTTTTATAGTTTATAGTTAAGAGTTAATAGTTTACTGTTGATGGCAAGAATGCTCTATAAACTATCAACTGTAGACTATTAACTATATATTAGATTCTTTTACTTTCTCCTCTCAGCAGACTCATAAACTCCTGGCGGGTGTTCAGTGAATTGAAGACTCCGCTGTAGTCGCTGGTGGTGGTAATGGAATTCTGTTTCTCTACACCTCGCATCTGCATGCACATGTGCTTGGCTTCTATCACTACCATCACGCCCTGCGGATTCAATGTTTCCTGAATACAGTCTTTAATCTGCTGGGTAAGACGCTCCTGTACCTGGAGACGGTGGCTGTAGATATCAACCACACGGGCAATCTTGCTCAGACCTGTAATCTTGCCGTTCGGGATATAGGCTACATGCACCTTGCCATAGAAAGGAAGCATGTGGTGCTCGCACATCGAGAAGAAATCAATATCTTTCACGATGACCATCTGGTTGTATTTCTCTTCAAAGAGGGCATCGGTCAATACCTTGTGTGCATCCTGTGTATAGCCACGGGTCAGTATCTGCATAGCCTTGGCTACTCGCATCGGTGTTTTTACAAGTCCTTCACGTTCAGGGTCTTCTCCCAAGAGCTTTAATACTTCAGTATAGTGTTCTGCGAGTTCGTCCAATCCCTCGCGAAATTCTGTTTCTGGATTCATCTTATTTAATTTATAATTCTTAATTAATAGTCAATAATTTACAATTAATAGTTTATAGTTAGGCCTACGGCATAAAAGTTTATAATTTATAATTAATAGTTTATAGTTAGACCTACGGCATAAATGCTGTAAACTATCAACTGTAAACTATCAGCTGTTAACTATCAACTATAAACTATTAACTAGTACTGTACCGTAATCTGTCCCTTTACAAGGCATGCCTGTCTGTATCCCAGGGAACGAACCTTGGCAAGCATCTTCTGGGCTTCAGCTAAACTGCGGAAGTTGCCCATTCGGCAAATCCATCTTGGAGAGTAGAAATGAACATAAACCGGCTGCTCAGGGAAATGAACTTTCAGCTGATTGCCAGTCTGTTCTGCTTTCAGGCGGTCGTTACGCGAATTGCCGCCTGCAAAAGCCTGTACTCTATATCCTGTAACCTTATAGCTCTTGCGCATCACTTTCTTGCGCATATCCACTACAGGTGTCTCTGTTTCTTCTTTTTTGTTCTCTGCCTTTTGGGCATTGTTCACATGGGCATTCTCTCGGTTTGCCTCATGATGCTGTGGCTCAGTCTTCTTCAGGGAATCAGGCTCCTGCTTGTGCTGAGTTTCAGGCTCTTTTTCTTTTTTCTGTGGGGTAGTCTTAGTCTTGTCGTCTTGTGGAATCACTTGTTTGCCGTTTACCAGTTCATCAATCGCCTTACTTTGGTTCACGGTTACAACACCCTTTCCCGGTTCCTTCTTTTTGAGATGGTCCAGGTAGTTCTGCGCATTAGCTGTGAATGTTGAGCAGAGGATCATAATCAATAATGTGACGAATTGTTTCATGACTATTCCTTTTATGTTTGTCGTCTTGTTTTTTTAACAGCACCTTATTTTTAGTTCTCTCAATATATAATAAGGTGTAATGAAGAATGAAGGGATGCGCTTCACGAAGAAGGCATCCCTTCGGGAAATGTAATATCCTTGTGAGATTACTTCTTCCAAGCGTCGATGATACCCTTGAAGTCAGCAGCCTTCAAAGAAGCACCACCGATCAAACCACCGTCGATGTTTGGCTTAGCGAAGAGCTCAGGAGCGTTGCTAGCCTTGCAGCTACCACCGTAGAGGATTGATGTCTCCTCAGCAGCCTCGTTGCCATACTTCTCTGCTACGATAGAGCGGATGTATGCCAACATCTCTTCAGCCTGGTCAGAAGTAGCAGTCTTACCTGTACCGATAGCCCAGATTGGCTCGTAAGCAAGGATGATGTTCTTCCAATCGTCAGCGCTCAAGTGGAATACTGAACCTTCCAACTCAGCCTTTACTACCTCGTTCTGCTTCTCAGCCTCACGCTCCTCGAGAGTCTCACCGCAGCAGAAGATAACCTTCAAACCGTTAGCCAAAGCCAACTCTACCTTCTCCTTCAGGATCTCAGCTGTTTCGCCATAGTACTGACGACGCTCTGAGTGACCGAGGATAACATACTGAGCACCTGTGCTCTTTACCATCTCTGCTGAAACCTCACCAGTGAAAGCACCCTTAGCCTTGTCTGCGCAGTTCTCTGCACCAAGACCTACAATCTCTGAATCCAAAACCTGAGCTACAGAAGCCAAGTGGATGAATGGAGTACAGATTACTACGTCGCAGTTTGGTTTGTCTGCTACCAATGCCTCGTTGATCTCCTTAGCGAGAGCAACACCGTCCTGCAGGTTCATGTTCATTTTCCAGTTACCTGCTACAATTTTCTTTCTCATTTTTCTTTTCTTTTTAAAAGTTGATAATATTCTGTTCGAATTCTCTTTCTTTCTAATCCAGGCGCCCCAAGCCCAGAGCCGGTCGGCAATGGTGAGGAGTACCAGCGGAATGATGAACCAGGAGATGATGCCGGCTATCTTCTTGGCGGCACTTACTTCCGGCATCTTGCCTATCTCGGTCTTCTCCAATGGCTTGTCACCAATCTCTGCCATGTCAGGCAAATCGTTGTGGCTCCATTTCTGGATGATGGTTCCGTTCTTCAGCAGAAGAAGACCTGGGTTGCTGCGGATTACCGTCTTCAGCGTAGTCTCGTCTGTGACATAGAAGGGATATTCCGCTCCTGTTATGTCCTGCCAGTGCTTGATGGCTTTCTCCGTACTAGCCGTGAGGCAGAGAAAACGGTAGCCATGGTCGTTGGCATATTCGTAAATCTCATCGATATTGCCGAAGTTGCTGTCGTCGGCAAATTCAAGATGTGGCGAAACCAGGAGGAAGGTGTAGCCTTTATCGTGAATCACTTCCTGGGTAATGTCTTCTCCCGTCTTGGCATCAGCTATGCTGAAGTCGTGGATTGGAGGTACGTAACCTTCTTCGGTCTGAACCGTCTTGCTGTCGATGAAAGTCCAGGTGGAGTCGGGATAGTTGTCTATCGTAAACTCCTTCCGTTCTCCGTTCTTCTCCAGGATGAAGGTGGTATCAAACTTGGGTTGCTTGGCTCCCTTCGGAATCTCCATGCCCTTGGCGATGTTGACACCTATATGATAAGGACGGAAGTCGAATTGCGGCAGATACCACAGACTCCAGATACTCATCACGATGGAGAAGAGAAAGGTGTAGTTGATGGCAATCCACTGGGTTGGTTTAGATACCAACTGTGGCATTTCCATCGGTTTCTTCCATAGCAGGATAGCGATGGCAAGGAGGATGAGGTTCTTGACGAACGTCTCCATGTTGGTGAGTACGACGGCATCACCGAAACAGCCGCAATCTTTCACCGGGTCTGCGATGACAATCCACAGGGTAATCAGCGTCATCACGCTCATTAAGAGCAGCGCAATCTTGCTGACCAGTTTTCTGCGGATGGCAAGAAGCAGGAAGATACCGATGGCAAACTCGCACATAGCCAGCACGATAGACATCAGCAATGTGCTCCATGAAGGGAACATCCAGTCGATGTGCAGCGCCTCCAGATAGTCGGTTATCTTGTATTGCGTGCCTAATGGGTCAATTCCCTTCACAAATCCTGAGAAAATGAAGGTTATTGCCATCAGAAGTCGCCCAATATTGACCGCTATCTTTGTTAATATGTGAGTTGCCATATTCTTCATCATTTTATATTTTTACTTCTCGCTCATTTTGATGACACCGAAGACGGCATAGTTGATGATGTCCATATAGTTGGCATCAATACCTTCAGAAACGAGGGTAGCGCCTGCGATGTCTTCAATTTCCTTTACGCGCTGAATCTTGGTCAGGATGAAGTCTGTATAACTGCTGACTCTCATCGAGCGCCATGCTTCATCATAGTCATGGTTTTTCCTGAGCATCAGTTCCAGTGCCTCCTTTGCATGGAGGTCGTATAGTTTTATAGCCTCTTCGGGTGTCATATCCACCTCATC
This Segatella copri DSM 18205 DNA region includes the following protein-coding sequences:
- a CDS encoding metal ABC transporter permease, translating into MDILQYTFFQNALIGALLASILCGFVGTYIVTRRLVFISGGITHASFGGIGIGVFAGINPILSAMVFAILSAFGVQWVSRKKDVRKDSAIAMFWTLGMSVGIICCFLTPGFMPDLPSFLFGSILAIDSTDLWLLAGLTLFVALLFTFLLRPIQTIAFDSTFAKSQHLPVTAIEYMMMTLIAMTIVATIKMVGIVLAISLLTIPQMTANLFTYSYKRMIGASIVIGCIDCIVGLYASYLLYVPSGATIIFVSIILFAAARILAARKH
- a CDS encoding 3-phosphoshikimate 1-carboxyvinyltransferase, which encodes MKYTIKAPRQLNASINLPASKSISNRALVINAMAGCKLQPRNLSDCDDTEVIIAALRDMPDVINIKAAGTAMRFMTAYLSATPGEHTITGTERMQNRPIAILVDALRYLGADIQYEKKEGYPPLHIVGKPLEGGHLEVVGNISSQYISALLMIGPILKNGLELKLTGEIASRPYIDLTLWTMQNFGASAEWTDVDTITVKPQPYSCVADYTIENDWSASSYWYEMMALNGNPDSEVRLEGLFDSSKQGDSVVKYIFSLLGVKSEFENRDVLSPVKLKVQRCLLPRFDYDFSGSPDLAQTIVVACCALGVKFKFTGLASLKIKETDRIEALKKELKKVGYVIYDENDNTLIWDGETCEPSFEPIDTYEDHRMALAFAPLAFKFPQIEINNPEVVSKSYPHYWEDLKKVGFEIVES
- a CDS encoding phage antirepressor KilAC domain-containing protein, which produces MKSRTEILVPLAAIQAVPIAVIAWYRLHRYAWYRYSAIVNMGLAKSRTRYSAFLDPKSDGRQEKMGRAYTHTYLVWTERGRKFIHDLAQRYWELIEK
- a CDS encoding tetratricopeptide repeat protein, with product MLKHFPFRNFLPAMVILAFAVTIAGCSTQKNTAKSRWWHAFNARYNTYYNGTVAYIEGSLEKENGNKDNYSEMIPYYTVGNKNSRELGKSNYDRAIEKCEKAIHQHSIKRRPVWDKKRRKTAKDLEWLQRREYNPFLWKAWMLMGRSQFFEGDFQSAAATFAYMSRLYATQPGIYGKARAWLAKSYLESGWIYDAEDVIRNIERDSIHWRAQKEWDKTYALYYLKTGRYQEAVPYLRKAIGYEMRRKQKARLWYLMGQVEALQGHAQNAYRAFKHVIRLNPPYELEFNARISMTEVLATNNSRKMVSKLKRMAASDKNQEYLDQVYYAIGNIHLNQGDTLQAIAAYEKGAAKSSRNGVEKGVLLLHLGNVYWQCHRYGDAKRCYDAAIGLLDQDRKDYKQLSDRSKVLDELVPYTDAIHLQDSLQSLARMSETERNVAIDKVIDALKKQEKEEKRRLADQELAEQQGNSDFGRNNGNGYNSRNNRNQGNSNASSGFGNGAMGNGGFGNANTWYFYSQSAVAQGKQQFERLWGKRKNIDNWQRSNQTVVADTKGVEEMTDEQRDSLLNEAQKKALEKEKEKNLSAEEDPHQRAYYLAQIPLTEEKMAESNQILDDGLLHAGIILKDKLNDLDESERMLQRLVKKNAAYEHLDDAYYHLYLLYNIRKQPAIASRYLDLLKANYPESQWTALLTSPYYEEDAKMGIHLEDSLYAATYDAFKANLYNKVVHNRAISDKRYPEGANRDKFLFIGGLTQLHEGNIQACLDDMQQVVEKYPNSRLSEMAGMILNGVKAGRQLKGGTFDLSNVWSRRNAVLNDDVKSKAKVFSIERNEPFVFMLAYVPDSVNENQLLFEMAKYNFTSYLVRNFDLVIDEQNGLHRMQVKGFRNYDEARQYANDIYQHQAITQLLSKGARGIVISEPNLLLLGTSLSYDDYTLFYTQHLAPLKISKDPLLEEPEEIIQQKKTDDSEENEEENGTTGEIETGTTGTFDNGTTGTLSNETTGTQGTDADIKEEKAPKTTYDNDDSLDLDSEEYDLDGF